A single region of the candidate division TA06 bacterium genome encodes:
- a CDS encoding glycosyltransferase, giving the protein MALARLEDYREVIGGAELEEIKQLARHLQGARMAHVNSTSVGGGVAEILHRMVPLMDELGIKARWDVIKGGDDFFNVTKLFHNALHGKAEEITDDMYRIFLDYNRRNAQELDFSDCDCVFIHDPQPICLVDKREQGRGCWIWRCHIDISAPHRGLWEFLRKYVERYDGAIISSPGFAQRLPVPQYLIPPSIDPLADKNRDLPDDFIKGVLDKHKIDRTRPVVTQISRFDRFKDPLGLVEAFKKVRQKIDCQLILAGGGATDDPEGLLVLEEVKQRAGSDPDIHVLHLPPGADLEINALVRGSSLIVQNSVKEGFGLTVSEAMWKAKPVISRPVGGITQQVVQDVTGLLVHSTEGLAFAIRSLLANPEKAAQLGKNARQFVRHNFLITRHLRRYLLVLLALRNPGSQVINL; this is encoded by the coding sequence ATGGCTCTGGCCCGGCTTGAAGATTATCGAGAGGTAATTGGCGGAGCCGAGCTGGAAGAAATAAAACAGTTGGCCCGTCACCTCCAGGGAGCCCGGATGGCGCACGTCAACTCCACCTCGGTTGGGGGAGGTGTGGCTGAGATCCTGCACCGGATGGTCCCGCTGATGGATGAACTGGGAATAAAGGCGCGTTGGGATGTCATCAAGGGCGGAGATGATTTCTTCAACGTGACCAAACTGTTCCATAACGCCCTGCACGGAAAAGCCGAGGAGATAACCGATGATATGTACCGGATATTCCTCGACTATAACCGTCGTAATGCCCAGGAACTTGATTTCAGCGATTGCGACTGTGTTTTCATCCATGATCCCCAGCCTATCTGCCTGGTTGACAAAAGGGAACAGGGCAGGGGCTGCTGGATCTGGCGCTGCCATATTGACATCTCTGCGCCGCACCGGGGACTATGGGAGTTTCTTCGAAAATATGTAGAGCGGTATGATGGGGCGATAATTTCGTCTCCGGGTTTTGCCCAAAGGCTTCCGGTTCCCCAGTACCTGATCCCGCCATCGATCGACCCGCTGGCTGACAAGAACCGTGACCTTCCGGATGATTTCATCAAGGGCGTTCTGGATAAGCACAAAATTGACCGGACCCGTCCCGTAGTGACCCAGATTTCCCGGTTTGACCGGTTCAAGGATCCTCTGGGTTTGGTGGAGGCCTTTAAAAAAGTCCGCCAAAAGATAGACTGCCAGCTGATCCTGGCCGGAGGAGGGGCTACCGATGATCCTGAAGGTTTGCTGGTATTGGAGGAGGTCAAACAGCGGGCAGGCAGCGACCCGGATATCCATGTCCTTCATTTGCCGCCCGGTGCCGATTTGGAGATAAACGCCCTGGTAAGGGGCTCCAGCCTGATCGTCCAGAATTCAGTCAAGGAGGGTTTTGGGCTTACGGTATCCGAGGCCATGTGGAAGGCCAAGCCTGTCATCAGCCGGCCGGTGGGGGGCATCACCCAGCAGGTGGTGCAGGACGTGACCGGCCTGCTGGTCCATTCCACCGAAGGGCTGGCCTTCGCCATCCGTTCTCTGCTGGCCAACCCGGAAAAAGCTGCCCAGCTGGGAAAGAACGCCCGCCAGTTCGTCAGGCATAATTTTTTGATTACCCGCCATCTGCGGCGCTATCTGCTGGTGCTGCTGGCGCTAAGGAATCCGGGCAGCCAGGTGATAAACCTATGA
- the otsB gene encoding trehalose-phosphatase, with translation MLDYDGTLAPIVSDPARARLDREMLAVLKQLAARDDLMVAVISGRALADLKRKVRLDSIYYAGCHGMEMEGPGWSYVHPKMEMISVKICHLENYLRGILGRVRGSIIENKRYALTVHYRKVAARDRRKVEEVARQAEKSFSKWLKMEPGRMSFEYKPTVNWNKGKSVEILLRLHRANNPYPIYIGDDLTDESAFKRMLHKGLGILVNNNERPYQTSAVIRIRSVRHVRQFLQYLAYTV, from the coding sequence ATGCTGGATTACGATGGCACGCTAGCACCAATAGTTTCCGATCCGGCCCGGGCCCGGCTGGACAGGGAAATGCTGGCGGTGCTTAAGCAGCTGGCCGCGCGTGATGATCTGATGGTGGCAGTTATAAGCGGGCGGGCGCTGGCCGATCTTAAGCGCAAAGTACGGCTTGATTCCATATATTATGCCGGATGCCACGGAATGGAGATGGAAGGGCCGGGGTGGTCATATGTTCACCCGAAAATGGAAATGATTTCTGTAAAAATCTGTCACTTGGAGAATTATCTGCGTGGTATTCTGGGGAGAGTAAGAGGTTCCATTATTGAAAATAAGCGATATGCTTTAACCGTCCATTACCGTAAAGTTGCTGCCAGGGATCGCCGGAAGGTTGAAGAGGTCGCTCGGCAGGCAGAGAAGAGTTTCAGTAAATGGTTGAAAATGGAGCCGGGCCGGATGAGCTTTGAATATAAACCGACCGTTAACTGGAATAAAGGAAAATCAGTGGAAATACTCTTGCGGTTGCACCGAGCTAACAATCCTTACCCTATTTACATCGGTGATGACTTAACCGATGAATCGGCATTCAAGCGCATGTTACACAAGGGTTTAGGTATTTTAGTGAATAACAATGAACGTCCGTATCAAACCTCCGCCGTTATAAGAATACGTTCAGTTCGGCATGTAAGACAATTCCTGCAATATTTAGCCTATACAGTTTAG
- a CDS encoding translation initiation factor IF-3 → MYNHKPITEGSPISKDYRVNNKIRVPEVRVVGPDGQQIGVLPIAEALRQAEDKGLDLVEIVPEAKPPVCKIIDFGKFLYHEEKNKKEARKKQHEVKVKEIRLGPKIGEHDYLVKFNQAKNFLAHKDKVRVSMRFRGREMAHIDIGRRVIDRFMLEITDVALIEQQPKLEGNTMVALLSPKSTA, encoded by the coding sequence ATGTATAACCATAAACCCATAACGGAGGGATCACCTATCAGCAAGGATTATCGGGTAAACAACAAGATTCGGGTCCCGGAGGTCAGGGTGGTGGGACCCGACGGCCAGCAGATAGGAGTGCTGCCGATCGCCGAGGCCCTGCGTCAGGCCGAGGACAAGGGGCTGGACCTGGTGGAGATAGTGCCCGAGGCCAAACCTCCGGTCTGCAAGATAATAGATTTCGGGAAATTCCTTTACCACGAGGAGAAGAACAAGAAGGAGGCCCGGAAAAAGCAGCACGAAGTCAAGGTCAAGGAGATCAGGCTGGGGCCCAAGATAGGCGAACACGATTACCTGGTAAAATTCAACCAGGCCAAGAATTTTTTGGCCCACAAGGACAAGGTCCGGGTCTCGATGCGTTTTAGGGGCCGGGAGATGGCCCACATCGACATCGGCCGGCGGGTGATAGACCGCTTCATGTTGGAGATCACCGATGTGGCCCTGATCGAACAGCAGCCCAAGCTGGAGGGAAACACCATGGTGGCCCTGCTTTCGCCCAAGAGCACCGCCTAA
- the rpmI gene encoding 50S ribosomal protein L35, protein MPKVKTSRAAAKRMRATSKGKIKRNKACKSHKLTTKTRKRKRNLRQGGLVDSANSKRIKRLMPNG, encoded by the coding sequence ATGCCAAAGGTAAAGACCAGCCGGGCGGCGGCCAAAAGAATGAGGGCCACCAGCAAGGGCAAGATCAAACGCAACAAGGCCTGCAAGAGCCACAAGCTGACCACCAAGACCCGCAAACGCAAGCGCAACCTGCGCCAGGGAGGCCTGGTGGACAGCGCCAATTCCAAGCGGATCAAGCGGCTGATGCCCAACGGGTAA
- the rplT gene encoding 50S ribosomal protein L20 → MSRVTTAAATRQKKNKIFKKAKGFWGGRHRLYRIAKEAVMRAGQFAYRDRHNKKRDFRSLWIIRVNAACRLNGISYNAFINGLKKNNIALNRKVLAEIAIADPAAFTKVVEAAKK, encoded by the coding sequence ATGTCCAGAGTCACCACCGCCGCTGCCACCCGGCAAAAAAAGAACAAGATCTTCAAGAAGGCCAAGGGCTTTTGGGGAGGCCGGCACCGCTTATACCGCATAGCCAAGGAAGCCGTGATGCGGGCCGGGCAGTTCGCCTACCGCGACCGCCACAACAAGAAGCGCGACTTCCGCAGCCTGTGGATCATCCGGGTCAACGCGGCCTGCCGGCTGAACGGGATCAGCTACAACGCCTTCATCAACGGCCTGAAGAAAAACAACATCGCCCTGAACCGCAAGGTGCTGGCCGAGATCGCCATCGCCGACCCGGCGGCTTTTACCAAAGTAGTGGAAGCGGCGAAGAAATAA
- the pheS gene encoding phenylalanine--tRNA ligase subunit alpha, producing the protein MIDKLNKIGEEAKKQITECSAPEKLEELRVLYLGRKGQVTELLKAVSSVEPAQRPAFGAAVNRLKAELTDLLDRRKQSLESQSQNTARQKEALDVSLPGRRPLLGHKHPLHQIMTEITGIFHGLGFTVAEGPEVETEFNNFDALNTPPDHPARNYQDTFYLKQGGLLLRTHTSPVQIRTMMSRQPPVRIIAPGRCYRRDAIDASHLPVFHQIEGLYVDKNVSLADLKATIAYFARALLGPKMKIRFRPHFFPFTEPSVEYDFSCVFCNGGGCRVCKQSGWLEISGAGMVDPNVFRNVGYDPEVYSGFAWGLGVERVAMLKYGINDIRHFYSGDIRFLEQF; encoded by the coding sequence ATGATTGACAAGCTGAACAAAATAGGCGAAGAAGCCAAAAAGCAGATAACCGAATGCTCCGCCCCGGAAAAGCTGGAAGAGCTGAGGGTGCTTTACCTGGGCCGCAAGGGACAAGTGACCGAGCTATTGAAGGCGGTATCCTCGGTGGAGCCGGCCCAGCGCCCGGCCTTCGGGGCCGCGGTCAACCGGCTCAAGGCCGAACTGACGGACCTGCTGGACCGGAGGAAGCAAAGCCTGGAATCGCAGTCCCAAAACACTGCCCGGCAGAAGGAAGCCCTGGACGTAAGCCTGCCCGGGCGCCGGCCGCTGCTGGGGCACAAGCATCCCCTGCACCAGATAATGACGGAGATCACCGGGATCTTCCACGGCCTGGGGTTCACCGTGGCCGAGGGCCCGGAGGTGGAGACCGAGTTCAACAATTTTGACGCGCTGAACACGCCGCCCGACCATCCGGCCCGCAATTACCAGGACACATTTTATCTCAAACAGGGCGGGCTACTGCTGCGGACTCACACTTCCCCGGTGCAGATCCGGACCATGATGTCCCGGCAGCCCCCGGTCAGGATCATCGCCCCGGGCCGCTGCTACCGCCGCGACGCCATTGACGCCTCGCACCTGCCGGTGTTCCATCAAATCGAGGGGCTGTACGTGGACAAGAACGTCTCGCTGGCCGACCTCAAGGCCACCATCGCTTATTTCGCCCGGGCCCTGCTGGGCCCCAAGATGAAGATCCGCTTCCGGCCGCATTTCTTTCCCTTCACCGAGCCCAGCGTGGAATACGATTTTTCCTGCGTGTTCTGTAATGGCGGAGGCTGCCGGGTCTGCAAGCAGTCGGGCTGGCTGGAGATCTCCGGGGCCGGAATGGTGGACCCCAACGTCTTCAGGAACGTGGGCTATGATCCAGAGGTCTACTCCGGTTTCGCCTGGGGCCTGGGAGTGGAAAGGGTGGCCATGCTGAAATACGGCATCAACGACATCCGCCATTTTTATTCGGGCGATATCAGGTTCCTGGAACAATTCTAA
- a CDS encoding nitronate monooxygenase, with protein sequence MKPIHIGDLVVSLPLVQGGMGVGISLSGLAAAVANEGGVGTIATAGIGMFEPDFANNYLEANIRALKKEIRKARTMTKGVLGVNIMVALSNYADLAKAAVEEEIDIIFSGAGLPFDLPKFLTPDSKTKLVPIVSSGRAAAIIAKKWLDRYNYQPDAIVVEGPLAGGHLGFKIEHLDDPNYSLKKLIPEVIEALKPFVEKYQNPIPVIAGGGIYTGQDIREIMELGADGAQMGTRFVTTDECDASDAFKQAYLDSKKEDVVIIKSPVGMPGRAIRNQFLDDVIKGEKKPFKCPHQCIITCDFKNTPYCIALALINAQQGLMKDGFAFAGANAFRNNCIISVKETIQALVKEFGESIGQAAGSKTSETPAA encoded by the coding sequence ATGAAACCAATACATATCGGGGATCTAGTCGTTTCGCTGCCGCTGGTCCAGGGAGGGATGGGGGTGGGGATCTCCCTGTCCGGCCTGGCGGCGGCGGTGGCCAACGAAGGCGGGGTGGGCACAATTGCCACGGCCGGCATCGGAATGTTCGAGCCCGACTTCGCGAACAATTATCTGGAGGCCAACATCCGGGCCTTGAAAAAGGAGATCCGCAAGGCCCGGACCATGACCAAGGGCGTGCTGGGGGTCAACATCATGGTGGCCCTATCCAACTACGCCGACCTGGCCAAGGCCGCAGTCGAAGAAGAAATAGACATCATCTTCTCCGGGGCCGGGCTGCCCTTTGACCTGCCGAAATTTCTGACCCCTGATTCCAAGACCAAACTGGTGCCCATCGTTTCCTCGGGCCGGGCGGCGGCCATCATCGCCAAGAAATGGCTGGACAGATACAATTATCAGCCGGATGCGATAGTGGTAGAAGGCCCCCTGGCCGGAGGGCATCTGGGATTCAAGATCGAACACCTGGATGACCCCAATTATTCCCTGAAAAAGCTGATCCCCGAAGTGATCGAGGCCCTGAAACCTTTCGTGGAAAAATACCAAAATCCGATCCCGGTGATCGCCGGAGGCGGAATTTATACCGGGCAGGACATCCGGGAGATCATGGAACTGGGGGCCGACGGGGCGCAGATGGGCACCCGGTTCGTGACTACCGATGAATGCGACGCCTCGGACGCTTTCAAGCAGGCCTATCTGGATTCCAAGAAAGAGGACGTGGTGATAATCAAAAGCCCGGTAGGAATGCCGGGCCGGGCCATCCGCAACCAGTTCCTTGACGACGTCATCAAGGGAGAGAAGAAGCCCTTCAAATGCCCCCACCAGTGCATCATCACCTGCGATTTCAAAAACACCCCTTACTGCATCGCCCTGGCGCTGATCAACGCCCAGCAGGGCCTGATGAAAGACGGTTTTGCCTTTGCCGGAGCCAATGCCTTCCGGAACAACTGCATCATCTCGGTGAAGGAGACCATTCAAGCCCTCGTCAAAGAATTCGGCGAAAGCATCGGCCAGGCGGCAGGAAGTAAAACTTCGGAAACACCGGCGGCCTAA